Proteins co-encoded in one Mycobacteriales bacterium genomic window:
- the cas2 gene encoding CRISPR-associated endonuclease Cas2, producing MTRIEHRSARRRYLIAYDIREPGRLRSIHKVVKAHGEPLQYSVFLCDLNPSELTGLRWKLEDIMAHEVDSILILDLGNPRDLSAFTFLGERAELPISGPRIL from the coding sequence ATGACCCGCATCGAGCACCGCTCAGCGCGGCGGCGCTACCTCATCGCCTACGACATCCGGGAACCTGGCCGGCTCCGTTCGATCCACAAGGTGGTTAAGGCCCACGGCGAGCCGCTTCAGTACTCGGTGTTCCTCTGCGACCTCAATCCCAGTGAGCTCACCGGCTTGCGCTGGAAGCTTGAGGACATCATGGCGCACGAGGTCGACAGTATTCTCATACTGGACCTTGGGAACCCACGAGACCTATCGGCCTTCACCTTCCTGGGTGAGCGCGCCGAACTTCCCATCTCGGGGCCGCGCATTCTATAG